A genomic segment from Propioniciclava sp. MC1595 encodes:
- a CDS encoding IS1182 family transposase, with translation MQGESSPQRDVLDVESLAGHLLPAGSVFRFLAEHRHRLFPDALFADLFPSGRGRPSIPGEVIASVIVLQALNGLSDREAVEALTFDLRWKAACGYPVDKKAFDASSLTVWRARLAASERPQRIFEVVRDVIDATGAVKGRTRRALDSTILDDAVARQDTVTQLIAQVRRVGREVPGAQQVIEQRCTRLAALTGQGYDSTGKPRIAWDDRQARDELVTALVNDALALLAGLDAEAITAAGGKPAEAVALLALVAGQDVEPAEGSVGTDGRWRIARRVAPDRVISTVDPDARHAHKTVERRQDGFKAHVVIEPDTGLATMVELTKAAGPDNSDATVGARLVVADPTIDSPVEVLGDSAYATGDMLAVLEAKRWVPLVKPWPIRPAVEDGFTIDDFTHDPAAGTLTCPAGVTKTITKTRKAVFGIACRACPFRQRCTTAAKGRTIQLHPHDLLQRAHRQRAAGEGFQATYRRYRPMVERTIAWLARGNRKVPYRGVTKNDNWLHQRVAAINLRRLLNLGLSFGNTGWAIA, from the coding sequence GTGCAGGGTGAGTCGAGTCCGCAGCGGGATGTGTTGGACGTGGAGTCGCTGGCGGGGCATTTGTTGCCGGCTGGCAGCGTGTTCCGGTTCTTGGCCGAGCACCGGCACCGCCTGTTCCCGGACGCGTTGTTCGCCGACCTGTTCCCGTCGGGGCGGGGCCGGCCATCGATCCCGGGCGAGGTGATCGCCTCGGTGATCGTGCTGCAGGCGTTGAACGGTTTGTCCGATCGGGAAGCCGTCGAAGCGCTCACGTTCGACCTGCGGTGGAAAGCGGCGTGTGGCTACCCGGTCGACAAGAAGGCGTTTGATGCGTCGTCGTTGACGGTGTGGCGGGCTCGGCTGGCAGCGTCGGAGCGGCCGCAGCGGATCTTCGAGGTGGTCCGGGACGTGATTGACGCCACGGGTGCGGTGAAGGGCCGGACGCGGCGTGCCCTGGACTCGACGATCCTGGATGACGCGGTGGCAAGGCAGGACACGGTCACCCAGCTGATCGCGCAGGTGCGCCGGGTGGGCCGGGAGGTGCCCGGCGCCCAGCAGGTAATCGAGCAGCGCTGCACCCGGCTGGCCGCGCTGACCGGCCAGGGGTACGACAGCACCGGCAAGCCGCGGATCGCGTGGGACGACCGCCAGGCCCGCGACGAACTGGTCACGGCGCTGGTCAACGACGCGCTCGCCCTGCTCGCCGGCCTGGACGCCGAAGCGATCACGGCTGCTGGCGGCAAGCCGGCCGAGGCGGTCGCGTTGCTCGCCTTGGTGGCCGGTCAGGATGTTGAACCAGCCGAGGGTTCCGTCGGCACGGATGGCCGGTGGCGGATCGCCCGCCGGGTCGCCCCGGACCGGGTCATCTCAACGGTCGACCCTGATGCGCGGCATGCGCACAAGACCGTGGAGCGCCGCCAGGACGGGTTCAAGGCCCACGTGGTGATCGAGCCCGACACCGGCCTCGCGACCATGGTCGAGTTGACCAAGGCCGCCGGGCCGGACAACAGCGACGCCACCGTCGGTGCCAGGCTGGTGGTGGCTGATCCGACCATCGACAGCCCGGTCGAGGTGCTGGGCGATTCGGCCTACGCCACCGGCGACATGCTCGCCGTCCTTGAGGCCAAGAGGTGGGTGCCGCTGGTCAAACCCTGGCCGATCCGGCCGGCCGTCGAGGACGGGTTCACCATCGACGACTTCACCCACGACCCTGCCGCCGGCACCCTGACCTGCCCAGCAGGAGTAACGAAGACCATCACCAAGACCCGCAAGGCGGTGTTCGGCATCGCCTGCCGGGCCTGCCCGTTCAGGCAGCGATGCACGACCGCCGCGAAAGGCCGCACCATCCAGCTGCACCCCCACGACCTGCTGCAACGCGCACACCGCCAACGGGCCGCCGGCGAGGGCTTCCAAGCCACCTACCGCCGGTACCGGCCCATGGTCGAACGCACGATCGCGTGGCTGGCCCGAGGCAACCGAAAAGTGCCCTACCGAGGCGTCACGAAGAACGACAACTGGCTCCACCAACGAGTCGCGGCGATCAACCTCCGCCGCCTCCTGAACCTCGGCCTCAGCTTCGGCAACACCGGCTGGGCGATCGCCTGA
- a CDS encoding SPFH domain-containing protein — MEQQMRAERDRRAAILTAEGVKQSQILTAEGEKQAAILRAEGQAQSAILQAQGESRAILQVFDAIHRGKPDSKLLAYQYLQMLPELTNGTSDKLWVIPTEFTAALGTIARGFGGSPGGSGPSDDDDSGPTPEVDFGPGGPMMASGLAETSLQDPDEALAQARSEAQQATSEATAAGERSGSPFSRSAERGQRPAESERRDAGRTRPRDESRFAPPAGTVPGQEFPPPPPSANQPGPTAGPPSTAVPPAPDTPPAPDAPPPARPEGDEERPGQ, encoded by the coding sequence ATGGAGCAGCAGATGCGCGCCGAGCGTGACCGCCGTGCGGCGATCCTCACGGCCGAGGGTGTCAAGCAGTCCCAGATCCTCACCGCCGAGGGTGAGAAGCAGGCCGCGATCCTGCGCGCCGAGGGGCAGGCGCAGTCCGCGATCCTCCAGGCCCAGGGTGAGTCGCGCGCCATCCTCCAGGTCTTCGACGCGATCCACCGCGGCAAGCCCGACTCCAAGCTGCTCGCCTACCAGTACCTGCAGATGCTGCCCGAGCTGACCAACGGCACCTCGGACAAGCTGTGGGTCATCCCCACCGAGTTCACCGCGGCGCTGGGCACCATCGCCCGCGGCTTCGGCGGCTCGCCCGGCGGTAGCGGCCCGTCCGACGACGACGACTCCGGACCCACGCCCGAGGTCGACTTCGGCCCGGGTGGCCCGATGATGGCCTCCGGGCTGGCCGAGACCAGTCTGCAGGACCCCGACGAGGCGCTTGCCCAGGCCCGCAGCGAGGCGCAGCAGGCGACCTCCGAGGCGACCGCGGCCGGTGAGCGCTCCGGCAGCCCGTTCTCCCGCTCGGCCGAGCGCGGGCAGCGGCCCGCCGAGAGCGAGCGGCGCGACGCCGGACGGACCCGGCCGCGCGACGAGTCGCGGTTCGCGCCGCCGGCCGGGACCGTGCCGGGGCAGGAGTTCCCGCCCCCGCCGCCGAGCGCGAACCAGCCCGGCCCGACCGCGGGTCCGCCGAGCACCGCGGTGCCGCCGGCGCCCGACACTCCGCCGGCGCCCGACGCGCCTCCGCCCGCCCGGCCGGAAGGCGACGAGGAGCGGCCGGGTCAGTAG
- a CDS encoding LacI family DNA-binding transcriptional regulator has product MRRPTLADVASATGVSTATVSYVLNDKPGQSIPEHTRERVRAAAAELGYVRSGAARALARGRSDLVLLVVPDVPVGPVLVGLLERLTTACSRAGLHLLAKLSFAGDDLGALCRELLPAAVIVLVDLDPERIDPIRELRIPVARWTVSHSSARDADGVHDVPVPTAAVGRAQAEAMVAAGRQRLAYALPADPRLTGLAEGRLSGVTAVCRELALPDPLILGSPSGAVSTAELRSCVEAGVTGVCAYNDDVALAVLTAARAAGIEVPARLAVIGVDDIPAGRLAQPELATISFDLDVICARLMLAVTKSLGSTLAGAPGPASELRLHPRASLGDGGG; this is encoded by the coding sequence GTGCGACGCCCGACGTTGGCGGACGTCGCCTCCGCAACCGGCGTGTCCACGGCAACCGTGAGCTACGTCCTCAACGACAAGCCCGGTCAGAGCATCCCGGAACACACGCGCGAACGCGTGCGTGCCGCCGCCGCCGAGCTCGGCTACGTCCGATCGGGTGCCGCCCGCGCGCTCGCCCGGGGACGCAGCGACCTCGTGCTGCTCGTCGTCCCCGACGTCCCGGTGGGCCCCGTCCTCGTCGGGCTGCTCGAGCGACTGACCACGGCCTGCTCACGCGCCGGCCTGCACCTGCTCGCCAAGCTCTCGTTCGCAGGTGACGACCTCGGTGCTCTCTGCCGGGAGCTGCTGCCGGCAGCCGTCATCGTCCTCGTCGACCTCGACCCCGAGCGCATCGACCCGATCCGTGAGCTACGGATCCCCGTGGCGCGGTGGACGGTCTCGCACTCATCGGCACGGGACGCCGACGGAGTCCACGACGTGCCCGTTCCGACTGCGGCGGTCGGACGCGCCCAGGCCGAGGCGATGGTGGCCGCCGGACGTCAGCGGCTCGCGTACGCGCTCCCGGCGGACCCTCGCCTCACCGGCCTGGCCGAGGGGCGCCTCTCCGGGGTGACGGCCGTCTGCCGCGAGCTGGCGCTGCCCGATCCCCTGATCCTGGGGTCCCCGAGTGGCGCGGTATCGACGGCGGAGCTCCGCTCGTGCGTCGAGGCCGGTGTCACCGGGGTGTGCGCCTACAACGACGACGTCGCTCTGGCCGTGCTCACTGCTGCCCGGGCCGCCGGCATCGAGGTGCCCGCACGGCTCGCGGTCATCGGCGTCGACGACATCCCCGCCGGGCGACTCGCACAACCGGAGCTCGCGACGATCTCCTTCGACCTCGACGTGATCTGCGCCCGCCTCATGCTCGCCGTCACGAAGAGCCTCGGCAGCACCCTCGCCGGAGCACCCGGACCTGCGTCAGAGCTGAGACTGCACCCGCGGGCAAGTCTGGGTGACGGCGGCGGCTGA
- a CDS encoding sugar porter family MFS transporter — MASTPSASVSKRLVLVTVTAALGFFLFGYDTAVINGAIDALADHYGLGSGLKGFAVSSALLGCVIGAWFAGPLSNRVGRVPVMLTSSVLFLVSAIGTGLAFGITDLIVWRVVGGLGVGAASVIAPTYIAEISPAHMRGRLVSVQGLAGVTGIAVSLFVDAGLAWQAGGAANPLWFDLPAWRWMFILEAVPAIAYGVAALRVPESPRYLVGLGRDADAEHVLRTCTGLADPRAKIEEIRGSLQTDRRASLRDLAGRAFGLKPIVWVGILVAAAQQFVGINVIFYYSTTLWRSVGFGESNALLITAITSLINISATVLSLLLIDKVGRRLLMLSGSLGMAVTLGLMALAFSQAITTVAGEVLLPGVWGVVALVSANLFVAFFGVTWGSVMWVLLGEMFPNRIRAGAMAVSTAVNWLSNFAISTTFPVMAAISLTGSYSFYALSALASFFLVKHLVKETAGIELEDMDSQLRHTPAPDHGNR, encoded by the coding sequence ATGGCATCGACCCCCTCGGCATCGGTGAGCAAGAGGCTCGTCCTGGTCACGGTGACCGCAGCGCTGGGCTTCTTCCTCTTCGGCTACGACACGGCCGTCATCAACGGGGCTATCGACGCGCTCGCCGACCACTACGGCCTCGGCAGTGGCCTCAAGGGCTTCGCGGTCTCCTCTGCCCTGCTCGGTTGCGTCATCGGCGCGTGGTTCGCCGGCCCGCTGTCGAACCGCGTCGGCCGGGTGCCAGTCATGCTCACCTCGTCCGTCCTCTTCCTCGTGTCGGCGATAGGTACTGGCCTCGCGTTCGGCATCACCGATCTCATCGTGTGGCGGGTCGTCGGCGGTCTCGGAGTCGGCGCCGCCTCCGTCATCGCCCCCACCTACATCGCCGAGATCTCTCCAGCACACATGCGCGGGCGCCTCGTCTCGGTGCAGGGCCTCGCGGGTGTCACCGGCATCGCGGTCTCGCTCTTCGTCGATGCCGGCCTGGCGTGGCAGGCCGGCGGTGCCGCGAACCCCCTCTGGTTCGACCTGCCCGCGTGGCGGTGGATGTTCATCCTCGAGGCGGTTCCGGCCATCGCCTACGGCGTCGCCGCACTGAGGGTGCCGGAGTCACCGCGATACCTCGTCGGCCTCGGGCGCGACGCGGACGCCGAGCACGTGCTGAGGACCTGCACGGGCCTGGCCGACCCACGCGCGAAGATCGAGGAGATCCGTGGCTCGCTGCAGACGGACCGCCGCGCATCGCTACGCGATCTCGCGGGTCGGGCGTTCGGGCTCAAGCCGATCGTGTGGGTAGGCATCCTCGTCGCGGCCGCCCAGCAGTTCGTCGGTATCAACGTCATCTTCTACTACTCGACCACCCTCTGGCGCTCGGTCGGATTCGGTGAGTCGAACGCACTGCTCATCACCGCGATCACCTCCCTCATCAACATTAGCGCGACGGTGCTCTCGCTCCTGCTCATCGACAAGGTTGGCAGGCGCCTGCTCATGCTCTCCGGGTCACTCGGCATGGCGGTGACCCTCGGGCTCATGGCACTCGCGTTCTCGCAGGCGATCACCACCGTCGCTGGTGAGGTCCTGCTGCCGGGCGTCTGGGGTGTGGTCGCCCTCGTCAGCGCCAACCTGTTCGTCGCCTTCTTCGGCGTGACCTGGGGCTCGGTCATGTGGGTGCTGCTCGGCGAGATGTTCCCCAACCGAATCCGTGCCGGGGCGATGGCCGTCTCGACCGCCGTGAACTGGCTGTCGAACTTCGCCATCTCGACCACCTTCCCCGTGATGGCGGCGATCTCGTTGACCGGCTCGTACAGTTTCTACGCACTCAGCGCCCTCGCGTCGTTCTTCCTCGTGAAGCACCTCGTCAAGGAGACGGCGGGCATCGAGCTCGAGGACATGGACAGTCAGCTCCGACACACGCCTGCCCCGGATCACGGCAATCGGTAG
- a CDS encoding IS256 family transposase, whose translation MLDAGLLDDLMGRIDDGDLQLTGDGGFIPEMIKAVLERGLGAELTSHLGYRKGDPAGRVLPNSRNGTTPKTVHSEVGSIPLDIPRDRHSTFEPRLVPKGERQVGGLADMIISLYAGGMTIRDIQAHLARTIGTELSHETISKITDAVLDEVKAWQSRPLDPVYPVIYLDALVVKVRDSHQVRNKAAHIAVGIDLDGVKHVLGIWVQTSEGAKFWAGVLAELRNRGITDTLIVCCDGLTGFPEAIEATWPRAIVQTCTVHLIRASMRFVSYTDRRRVAAALRPVYTAPTVEAAETALLEFAASDLGKKYPATVATWENAWERFIPFLEFPPEVRRIIYTTNAIESLNYQLRKIIKNRGHFPNDDSVVKLLWLAIRDIEDKRARARAKEAGKPKGEPRTAPGYLVEGATTQGWKAALGALLIAFPDRLDNHIN comes from the coding sequence ATGTTGGACGCCGGCCTGCTGGACGACTTGATGGGCCGGATCGACGACGGCGACCTGCAGCTGACCGGGGATGGCGGTTTCATCCCGGAAATGATCAAGGCCGTTCTCGAGCGTGGGTTGGGCGCCGAGTTGACCTCGCATCTGGGTTACCGGAAAGGCGACCCGGCGGGTCGGGTGTTGCCGAATTCCCGGAATGGGACGACCCCGAAGACGGTGCATTCCGAGGTCGGGTCGATACCGTTGGACATTCCGCGGGACCGGCACTCGACCTTCGAGCCCCGGCTGGTGCCCAAGGGCGAACGGCAGGTCGGCGGGCTGGCTGACATGATCATCAGCCTGTACGCGGGCGGGATGACGATCCGTGACATCCAGGCCCACCTCGCGCGCACGATCGGCACCGAGCTGTCGCACGAGACGATCAGCAAGATCACCGACGCGGTCCTCGACGAGGTCAAGGCGTGGCAGTCCCGGCCGTTGGACCCGGTCTATCCGGTCATCTACCTCGACGCGCTGGTGGTCAAGGTCCGCGACAGCCACCAGGTCCGCAACAAGGCCGCCCACATCGCGGTCGGTATCGACCTGGACGGAGTGAAACACGTACTCGGGATCTGGGTTCAGACCAGCGAGGGCGCGAAGTTCTGGGCCGGCGTGCTGGCCGAGCTCCGTAACCGCGGCATCACCGACACCCTGATCGTGTGTTGCGATGGGCTGACCGGGTTCCCCGAGGCCATCGAAGCCACCTGGCCGCGCGCGATCGTGCAGACGTGCACGGTGCACCTGATCCGCGCGTCGATGCGGTTCGTGTCCTACACCGACCGCAGGCGGGTCGCCGCGGCGCTGCGGCCGGTCTACACCGCACCGACCGTGGAGGCCGCCGAGACCGCCCTGCTCGAGTTCGCTGCCAGTGATTTGGGCAAGAAGTATCCCGCGACCGTCGCGACATGGGAGAACGCGTGGGAACGCTTCATCCCGTTCCTGGAATTCCCACCCGAAGTGAGACGGATCATCTACACGACGAATGCGATCGAGTCGCTGAATTACCAGCTACGCAAGATCATCAAGAACCGCGGCCATTTCCCCAACGACGACTCCGTGGTCAAGCTGTTGTGGCTGGCGATCCGCGACATCGAGGACAAGCGGGCCCGCGCCCGAGCCAAGGAGGCCGGCAAACCCAAGGGAGAGCCCCGCACCGCACCGGGCTACCTCGTAGAAGGCGCCACCACCCAAGGCTGGAAGGCTGCCCTCGGCGCCCTCCTCATCGCCTTCCCCGACCGACTCGACAACCACATCAACTGA
- a CDS encoding SCO6880 family protein, producing MLVTATVDDLAREADARAAVDNLAATARLRLRPVYGSQDSAFAAALPLGLVLPKHIKIPAELREKL from the coding sequence ATGCTCGTCACCGCCACCGTCGATGACCTGGCACGGGAGGCCGACGCGCGCGCCGCGGTGGACAACCTGGCCGCGACCGCCCGGCTGCGGCTGCGCCCGGTGTACGGCTCGCAGGACTCCGCCTTCGCGGCCGCCCTGCCGCTGGGCCTGGTGCTGCCCAAGCACATCAAGATCCCGGCCGAGCTGAGGGAGAAGCTGTGA
- a CDS encoding alpha-glucosidase: MPTNSRAWWHEAVVYQIYVRSFADADGDGLGDLAGVRSRLDHLESLGVDVIWLTPFYPSPMADNGYDVSDYEAVDPRFGSEGDLDDLIADIHRRGMRVIIDVVLNHTSIDHPWFVESRSTRSSSRRDWYIWRPPRDGVEPGTPGAEPTNWLGFFAQPTWTYDEESGEYYLHLFAPEQPDLNWENQEVRQALYAMLRRWLARGVDGFRLDVINLISKRYPLQDVPTPHSSHYGDASSQYTCGPRMLEFLDELRDQVFDTAEKTLLTVGEMPGATVEDGLAVTGGERPRLSMIFTFEHMDVDHAPGWGGRYEPRPFDLLALKSTMARWQEGLGRSGWNSLYFGNHDQARVASRFGSRSPAHAVASAKMLATVLHLHRGTPYIYQGDEIGMRNYPFASIEQFADIDAHNSWAYGRALGVPPERLLAGLRQNGRDNARTPMQWDASEHGGFTTGTPWLPLNPNTSEVNVEAQIDDADSVLAHYRRLIELRHSNDIVVFGDYRLLARDHEYLYAFERTLGDERWIVVANFSDEELDVAAALGGAVGAAELILGTHHEPPEGAVLQRLRPWEAQICRVLKGSEQ, translated from the coding sequence ATGCCCACGAACAGCCGTGCCTGGTGGCACGAGGCGGTTGTCTACCAGATCTACGTGCGTTCCTTCGCCGACGCCGACGGCGACGGTCTCGGGGACCTCGCGGGTGTCCGCTCGCGCCTCGACCATCTCGAGAGCCTCGGGGTCGACGTCATCTGGCTCACGCCCTTCTACCCCTCGCCCATGGCGGACAACGGGTACGACGTCAGTGACTACGAGGCGGTGGACCCGCGCTTCGGTTCCGAGGGGGACCTCGACGATCTCATCGCCGACATCCACCGCCGTGGTATGAGGGTGATCATCGATGTGGTCCTCAACCACACGTCGATCGACCATCCATGGTTCGTGGAGTCGCGCAGCACGCGCTCGTCGTCTCGACGCGACTGGTACATCTGGCGGCCCCCGAGGGACGGGGTGGAACCAGGCACGCCCGGCGCGGAGCCGACGAACTGGCTCGGCTTCTTCGCCCAGCCGACGTGGACGTACGACGAGGAGAGCGGTGAGTACTACCTTCACCTCTTCGCCCCGGAGCAGCCCGACCTCAACTGGGAGAACCAGGAGGTTCGCCAAGCGCTCTACGCGATGCTGCGCCGCTGGCTCGCCCGCGGCGTCGACGGGTTCCGCCTCGATGTCATCAACCTCATCTCCAAGAGGTATCCGCTGCAGGACGTGCCGACGCCGCACTCGAGCCACTACGGTGATGCCTCCTCGCAGTACACCTGCGGGCCACGGATGCTCGAGTTCCTCGACGAGCTGCGGGACCAGGTGTTCGACACCGCCGAGAAGACCCTGCTCACGGTGGGCGAGATGCCGGGGGCGACCGTCGAGGACGGGCTCGCCGTCACCGGCGGTGAGCGCCCCCGCCTCAGCATGATCTTCACGTTCGAGCACATGGACGTCGATCACGCGCCCGGCTGGGGCGGACGGTACGAGCCGAGGCCGTTCGACCTGCTCGCGCTGAAATCGACCATGGCACGCTGGCAGGAAGGACTGGGCCGTTCCGGGTGGAACAGTCTCTACTTCGGCAACCACGACCAGGCCCGCGTCGCCTCCCGCTTCGGTTCCCGGTCGCCGGCGCACGCGGTCGCCTCGGCGAAGATGCTCGCCACGGTTCTCCACCTGCACCGTGGAACGCCTTACATCTACCAGGGCGACGAGATCGGCATGCGCAACTACCCGTTCGCGAGCATCGAGCAGTTCGCCGACATCGATGCGCACAACTCGTGGGCGTACGGCCGGGCACTGGGTGTCCCGCCGGAACGGCTCCTTGCGGGCCTGCGCCAGAACGGCCGCGACAACGCTCGCACGCCCATGCAGTGGGACGCGTCGGAGCACGGGGGATTCACCACCGGTACTCCGTGGCTGCCGCTCAACCCGAACACCTCCGAGGTCAACGTCGAGGCTCAGATCGACGACGCGGACTCGGTCCTCGCCCACTACCGACGCCTCATCGAGCTGCGTCACAGCAATGACATCGTGGTCTTCGGTGACTACCGCCTCCTCGCCCGCGACCACGAGTACCTGTACGCCTTCGAGCGGACGCTCGGCGACGAGCGATGGATCGTGGTCGCGAACTTCTCCGACGAGGAGCTCGATGTCGCTGCGGCTCTCGGCGGCGCCGTCGGTGCCGCCGAGCTGATACTCGGGACTCACCACGAGCCGCCCGAGGGTGCGGTCCTGCAGCGGCTGCGCCCCTGGGAGGCCCAGATCTGCCGTGTGCTCAAGGGGAGTGAGCAGTGA
- a CDS encoding ATP-binding protein, translating to MSRLDSETKRKLREMGVASLVDAFEAQDDALTIGVVFEERIKIAVDDAHAAFTHSKVEGLIRRAGLRYPNADLRRVDMLEQRGLDRGVIAQLGTCQFIGRQQNVVFQGFTGSGKSYLGSALAKQACQHRYRAHYIRMPDLEESWAAARDRPAGREKWLRKYAAFTLLVIDEWLLDPPTDDVRSMLLELLERRYDATSTVFCTQYAKKDWHQRLGSGVHADAIMDRIVHNTVWIETGDVNMREHTATNS from the coding sequence ATGAGCCGGCTCGACTCGGAGACGAAGCGGAAGCTGCGGGAGATGGGCGTCGCGTCGCTGGTCGACGCGTTCGAGGCCCAGGACGATGCCCTCACGATCGGGGTGGTGTTTGAGGAGCGGATCAAGATCGCTGTCGACGACGCCCACGCGGCGTTCACCCACTCCAAGGTCGAGGGCCTGATCCGCCGGGCCGGGCTGCGCTACCCGAACGCGGACCTGCGACGCGTTGACATGCTCGAGCAACGCGGGCTCGACAGGGGCGTGATCGCTCAGCTCGGGACCTGCCAGTTCATCGGCAGGCAGCAGAACGTCGTTTTCCAAGGGTTCACCGGGTCCGGGAAGTCCTACCTCGGGTCCGCGTTGGCGAAGCAGGCGTGTCAGCACCGCTACCGGGCGCACTACATCCGGATGCCCGACCTCGAAGAATCCTGGGCCGCTGCACGGGACCGGCCAGCGGGGAGAGAGAAGTGGCTGCGAAAGTACGCCGCGTTCACGCTCCTCGTGATCGACGAATGGCTCCTCGACCCACCCACCGACGACGTCCGGTCCATGCTGCTCGAGCTCCTCGAACGGCGCTACGACGCCACCTCGACGGTGTTCTGCACCCAGTACGCGAAGAAGGACTGGCACCAACGCCTCGGCTCCGGCGTCCACGCCGACGCGATCATGGACCGCATCGTCCACAACACCGTCTGGATCGAAACCGGCGACGTCAACATGCGCGAACACACCGCCACGAACAGCTGA
- the istA gene encoding IS21 family transposase, protein MVRRIKAKLVLRLRAEGFSARQIEAQGMSRHSVIAVFDAADREGIDYREVADVDDAEVYARLFPGRGEHESVRAQPDWDRVHKELAKVGVTLKLLHGEYVDACRADGSPAMGYDRFCKTYQQHVLVIGAASRVGHKAGQSVEVDWSGKTMQLTDPVTGQQTRVCLFVATLPFSRFAFVEPTLDMKQDTWLRAHVAMFDWFGGSVPRIIPDNLKTGVISHPAEGEVVLNDAYRELAAHYSAAVLPGRIKKPKDKASVENTVGNIATWVIAALRNQTFATLPELRAAVYERMTAFNAEPFQKRAGSRLGVFEGEEKPLLRPLPTVAFEISQWVYGRKVQKNGHVVFEKNFYSVPYVNIGRAVDLRVTDRMLEVFAGQDRLTSHLLAPVGTVNEYRTHDSDLPDGPQYRQWDAPRIREWAARIGENTTIVVNRIFESVPVDEQGISAALAVLRMTRRYSADRVEAAAGVALASRVRSPRYAHLRPILETRQDDPAGREAWSTPAAEPAGYVRGADYYAGDAR, encoded by the coding sequence ATGGTACGCAGGATCAAGGCGAAGCTGGTGTTGAGGCTTCGCGCGGAGGGGTTCTCGGCGCGGCAGATCGAGGCGCAGGGGATGTCGCGGCACTCGGTCATCGCGGTGTTCGACGCCGCCGACCGTGAGGGTATCGACTATCGCGAGGTCGCCGATGTCGACGACGCGGAGGTGTATGCGCGATTGTTTCCGGGGCGGGGTGAGCACGAGAGTGTTCGCGCGCAGCCGGACTGGGACCGGGTCCACAAGGAGCTCGCGAAGGTCGGGGTGACGCTGAAGCTGCTGCATGGCGAGTACGTCGACGCCTGCCGGGCGGACGGGTCGCCGGCGATGGGCTACGACAGGTTCTGTAAGACCTACCAGCAGCACGTCCTCGTGATCGGGGCGGCGTCGCGGGTCGGGCACAAGGCCGGGCAGTCGGTTGAGGTCGACTGGTCGGGCAAGACGATGCAGCTGACCGACCCTGTCACCGGGCAGCAGACGCGGGTCTGCTTGTTCGTCGCGACGTTGCCGTTCTCACGGTTCGCGTTCGTCGAGCCGACGCTGGACATGAAGCAGGACACCTGGCTGCGCGCCCACGTCGCGATGTTCGACTGGTTCGGCGGCTCCGTCCCGCGGATCATCCCGGACAACCTGAAGACCGGGGTGATCTCCCACCCGGCGGAGGGTGAGGTGGTCCTCAACGACGCGTATCGGGAGCTCGCGGCGCACTACTCGGCGGCGGTGCTGCCGGGACGGATCAAGAAGCCGAAGGACAAGGCGAGCGTCGAGAACACCGTCGGCAACATCGCCACCTGGGTGATCGCGGCGCTGCGGAACCAGACGTTCGCGACGTTGCCGGAGTTGCGGGCTGCGGTCTACGAGCGGATGACGGCGTTCAACGCGGAACCGTTCCAGAAGCGCGCCGGCTCCCGCTTGGGCGTGTTCGAGGGTGAGGAGAAGCCGCTGCTGCGGCCGCTCCCGACCGTTGCGTTCGAGATCTCCCAGTGGGTCTACGGCCGCAAGGTTCAGAAGAACGGGCATGTCGTGTTCGAGAAGAACTTCTACTCCGTCCCCTACGTGAACATCGGCCGCGCGGTCGATCTGCGAGTCACCGACAGGATGCTCGAGGTGTTCGCCGGGCAGGACAGACTGACCAGTCATCTGCTTGCCCCGGTCGGGACGGTGAACGAGTACCGCACCCACGACAGCGATCTGCCCGACGGTCCGCAGTATCGGCAGTGGGACGCCCCACGGATCCGGGAATGGGCGGCGAGGATCGGGGAGAACACCACGATCGTCGTGAACCGGATCTTCGAGTCGGTGCCCGTCGACGAGCAGGGCATCAGCGCCGCACTGGCCGTGCTCCGCATGACACGCCGGTACTCCGCCGACCGCGTCGAAGCTGCCGCCGGCGTCGCTCTCGCGTCGAGGGTGAGGTCGCCGCGCTACGCGCACCTGCGGCCCATCCTCGAGACCAGGCAAGACGACCCCGCAGGCCGTGAGGCATGGTCGACACCCGCGGCGGAGCCGGCCGGGTATGTCCGCGGCGCCGACTACTACGCCGGAGACGCCCGATGA